A stretch of the Brevundimonas sp. MF30-B genome encodes the following:
- the lepB gene encoding signal peptidase I, whose translation MEIIKTVVFALLIALVLRVLFFQPFTIPSASMEPNLYEGDYIVVSKWTYGYSRHSIPFSPPLFDGRILGKAPARGDIVVFKLPRDNRTDYIKRLIGLPGDRVQMRDNVLYINDQAVPDAVVSQSEFEDVFGPRQVMRKRETLPGGRTFTIQDYGPGGDLDDTPVFEVPAGHYFFMGDNRDNSIDSRVGVAGGVGMVPEENLVGKAEIILFSWSPGASLFNPVSWFANVRPSRFFQILD comes from the coding sequence ATGGAAATCATCAAGACCGTCGTCTTCGCCCTGCTTATCGCACTGGTGCTGCGGGTGCTGTTCTTCCAGCCCTTCACCATACCATCGGCGTCGATGGAGCCCAATCTTTATGAGGGCGACTACATCGTCGTGTCCAAGTGGACCTACGGCTACTCCAGACACTCGATCCCGTTCAGCCCGCCGCTGTTCGACGGCCGCATCCTGGGCAAGGCGCCGGCGCGCGGCGACATCGTGGTGTTCAAGCTGCCGCGCGACAACCGGACCGACTACATCAAGCGCCTGATCGGCCTGCCGGGCGATCGCGTGCAGATGCGAGACAACGTCCTCTACATCAACGATCAGGCCGTGCCCGACGCCGTGGTCTCCCAAAGCGAGTTCGAGGATGTGTTCGGACCCCGCCAGGTGATGCGCAAGCGAGAAACCCTGCCGGGCGGCCGGACCTTCACCATCCAGGACTACGGCCCCGGCGGCGACCTGGACGACACGCCGGTGTTCGAGGTTCCGGCCGGCCACTACTTCTTCATGGGCGACAACCGCGACAACTCCATCGACAGCCGCGTCGGCGTCGCCGGCGGGGTGGGCATGGTCCCGGAGGAGAATCTGGTCGGCAAGGCCGAGATCATCCTGTTCTCCTGGTCGCCGGGCGCGTCCCTGTTCAACCCGGTCAGCTGGTTCGCCAATGTGCGGCCGAGCCGGTTCTTCCAGATCCTGGACTGA
- the surE gene encoding 5'/3'-nucleotidase SurE produces the protein MRILLTNDDGIEAEGLACLERIARTLSDDVWIVAPQTEQSAKGRGITLSEPLRVNRLGDKRFAVTGTPTDCVILAVNELMADHRPDLLLSGVNRGHNVGEDVSYSGTVAGALQGMAFGIRSIALSQSLERFHDEVQARWDTAEAFAPGIIARLLEQKWEDGVVMNVNFPKLPPELVKAVEVTTQGFRDIGEMHAIRRTDLRGRDYYWMAFRGAEQVHAEGTDLRAMDEGRISVTPLHIDLTHMRSVNDLKKVLGGAPPRGPA, from the coding sequence ATGCGGATTCTGCTGACCAACGACGACGGCATCGAGGCCGAGGGCCTGGCGTGCCTTGAGCGGATCGCCCGCACCCTGTCCGACGACGTGTGGATCGTCGCGCCTCAGACCGAGCAGTCGGCCAAGGGGCGCGGCATCACCCTGAGCGAACCGCTGCGCGTCAATCGGCTGGGCGACAAGCGATTCGCGGTGACGGGCACGCCGACGGACTGCGTCATCCTGGCGGTCAATGAGCTGATGGCGGACCATCGCCCCGACCTGCTGTTGTCAGGCGTGAATCGCGGACACAACGTCGGCGAGGACGTCAGCTATTCCGGCACGGTGGCGGGCGCGCTGCAGGGCATGGCGTTCGGCATCCGCTCCATCGCCCTGAGCCAGAGCCTGGAGCGCTTCCACGACGAGGTTCAGGCTCGCTGGGACACCGCCGAGGCCTTTGCGCCGGGCATCATCGCCCGCCTTCTGGAACAGAAGTGGGAGGACGGCGTGGTCATGAACGTCAACTTCCCCAAACTGCCGCCCGAACTGGTCAAGGCGGTCGAGGTCACGACCCAGGGCTTCCGCGACATCGGCGAGATGCACGCCATCCGCCGCACCGACCTGCGCGGGCGCGACTACTACTGGATGGCTTTCCGCGGCGCCGAACAGGTGCACGCCGAGGGCACCGACCTGCGCGCCATGGACGAGGGCCGCATCTCGGTCACGCCGCTGCATATCGACCTGACCCACATGCGCAGCGTCAATGACCTGAAGAAGGTCCTGGGCGGCGCGCCGCCGCGAGGCCCGGCATGA
- the era gene encoding GTPase Era yields the protein MSETNDQTRAGFAAIIGAPNAGKSTLVNRLTGSKVSIVTQKVQTTRFPVRGIAIQGDAQIVLVDTPGIFTPRRRLDRAMVASAWGGAEDADVVVHLIDAQSHIDSEGREGTAADRRSAEDTETIIANLKATGAKVILALNKIDGMRRDTLLALSQRLFETGVYSEVYMISALSGDGVDDLKTRLALAMPQGHWLYPEDQSADVPMRVLAAEITREKVYLRVHEELPYSAAVETTAFDEKPDGSVRIEQTIYVERDSQRPIVLGKGGQTVKWIGQKAREELTELLERPVHLFLTVKVDPKWQDSRALYAQFGLDFDV from the coding sequence ATCTCCGAAACCAACGACCAGACCCGCGCGGGCTTCGCCGCCATCATCGGCGCGCCCAACGCCGGCAAGTCCACCCTGGTCAACCGGCTGACGGGCTCCAAGGTCTCGATCGTCACCCAGAAGGTTCAGACCACGCGCTTCCCGGTGCGCGGCATCGCCATCCAAGGCGACGCCCAGATCGTGCTGGTGGACACGCCCGGCATCTTCACGCCGCGTCGCCGCCTGGACCGCGCCATGGTCGCCTCCGCCTGGGGCGGGGCCGAGGACGCCGATGTGGTCGTGCACCTGATCGACGCCCAGTCGCACATCGATTCCGAAGGGCGTGAGGGCACGGCCGCCGATCGCCGCTCGGCCGAGGACACCGAGACCATCATCGCCAATCTGAAGGCGACGGGCGCCAAGGTCATCCTGGCGCTGAACAAGATCGACGGCATGCGCCGCGACACCCTGCTAGCCCTGTCGCAGCGCCTGTTCGAAACCGGCGTCTATTCCGAGGTCTATATGATCTCGGCCCTCAGCGGGGACGGGGTGGACGATCTGAAGACCCGCCTGGCCCTGGCCATGCCGCAGGGCCACTGGCTCTATCCGGAAGACCAGTCCGCCGACGTGCCGATGCGCGTGCTGGCGGCCGAGATCACGCGCGAGAAGGTCTATCTGCGCGTCCATGAGGAACTGCCCTATTCGGCTGCGGTCGAAACCACGGCCTTCGACGAGAAGCCCGACGGTTCGGTGCGCATCGAACAGACCATCTATGTAGAGCGCGACAGCCAACGTCCGATCGTGCTGGGCAAGGGCGGTCAGACCGTCAAATGGATCGGCCAGAAGGCGCGCGAGGAGTTGACGGAGTTGCTGGAGCGGCCCGTCCACCTGTTCCTGACCGTCAAGGTGGATCCGAAGTGGCAGGACAGCCGCGCCCTTTACGCCCAGTTCGGCCTGGACTTCGACGTCTGA
- a CDS encoding Hsp33 family molecular chaperone, with the protein MTDHAPLSPVPVDDLAAAFQIEGWPVRGRLVRLGDAIDAVLSAHDYPEPVAALLGETCALAALVGSSLKFEGRLIVQAQGDGPVRYVVADYDSQGHIRGYCRFDAEEVAAASTGFSRPGAQTLLGKGVFVMTLDQGPDFERHQGITPIEGESLSLAAEHYFRQSEQVPTKVRLAVGAVDQGAGPRWRAGGAMIQMVAGDAARGSTEEVWERSEALFQTLADDELLDPQITPETLLFRLFHEDGVRLEQARPLAAVCRCSADRITSVLTSFGEDERREMIEDDGKIRVTCEYCSTVYEIEPAAAGVGSL; encoded by the coding sequence GTGACCGATCACGCGCCCCTGTCGCCCGTTCCCGTAGACGACCTCGCCGCCGCCTTCCAAATCGAGGGCTGGCCCGTGCGCGGCCGCCTCGTTCGCCTGGGCGACGCCATCGACGCCGTCCTGTCGGCGCACGACTATCCCGAACCGGTCGCGGCCCTGCTGGGCGAGACCTGCGCTCTGGCGGCCCTGGTCGGCTCCAGCCTCAAGTTCGAGGGCCGGCTGATCGTCCAGGCCCAGGGCGATGGACCGGTACGCTATGTGGTGGCCGACTACGACAGCCAGGGCCACATACGCGGCTACTGCCGCTTCGACGCCGAGGAAGTGGCCGCAGCCTCGACGGGCTTCTCGCGTCCCGGCGCCCAGACCCTTCTGGGCAAGGGCGTGTTCGTGATGACCCTGGACCAGGGGCCGGACTTCGAGCGCCACCAGGGCATCACCCCCATCGAGGGCGAAAGCCTGTCCTTGGCCGCCGAACACTATTTCCGCCAGTCCGAGCAGGTGCCCACCAAGGTTCGCTTGGCGGTGGGGGCGGTCGATCAGGGCGCCGGGCCGAGGTGGCGCGCTGGCGGCGCGATGATCCAGATGGTCGCGGGCGACGCCGCGCGTGGATCGACCGAAGAGGTCTGGGAACGCTCCGAGGCCCTGTTCCAGACCTTGGCCGACGACGAGCTGCTGGACCCTCAGATCACGCCGGAGACCCTGCTGTTCCGCCTGTTCCACGAGGACGGCGTTCGGCTGGAGCAGGCGCGCCCGCTGGCGGCTGTCTGCCGCTGCTCGGCCGACCGTATCACCTCGGTCCTGACCTCGTTCGGCGAGGACGAGCGGCGCGAAATGATCGAGGACGACGGCAAAATCCGCGTCACCTGCGAATACTGTTCGACCGTCTACGAGATCGAGCCGGCGGCGGCAGGCGTCGGAAGCCTATAG
- a CDS encoding nuclear transport factor 2 family protein, whose product MSLTLAALAALTIQAAPSPEAEIAAVLDQLNAASTAADGEAYFALFTPDARFVGTDATEHWTLEQFRAYAGPVFARGRGWSYPATERTITIAPIDCRCIAWFEEKLTNASYGETRGSGVLRRTDDGWKIEQYVLSFAVPNDKASAVVDLIRGGASD is encoded by the coding sequence ATGTCCCTGACCCTCGCGGCCCTGGCCGCCCTGACGATCCAGGCGGCGCCCAGCCCCGAGGCCGAGATCGCCGCGGTGCTGGATCAACTTAACGCGGCCTCGACCGCTGCGGACGGCGAGGCCTACTTCGCCCTGTTCACGCCGGACGCTCGCTTCGTCGGCACGGACGCAACCGAGCACTGGACGCTGGAACAGTTCCGCGCTTACGCCGGGCCGGTCTTCGCTCGCGGTCGGGGATGGTCCTATCCGGCGACCGAGCGAACGATCACCATCGCGCCGATCGACTGCCGCTGCATCGCCTGGTTCGAAGAGAAGCTTACCAACGCCAGCTATGGCGAGACGCGCGGGTCGGGCGTGCTCCGCCGGACCGACGACGGCTGGAAGATCGAGCAGTATGTGCTGAGCTTCGCCGTGCCCAACGACAAGGCGTCCGCCGTCGTCGACCTGATCCGGGGCGGCGCTTCCGACTGA
- the rnc gene encoding ribonuclease III: protein MANARAEAVAALAQRLGHAFADKTLLDRALTHASVGQGTPVESRKIRDNERLEFLGDRVLGLLVAERLSADFPEADEGLLSARLHALVDKAACARVGEALDVGPALRLSAGETKTGGRKKAGVIADAVEAILAAVYLDGGLEAARGVFDRAWAQELKTPSKPGLTNPKSALQEWAQGQGRPLPAYAVVERTGSDHAPTFTVQVSVEGVEPLTAQGRSRQEAEKAAAVGLLEREGVI from the coding sequence ATGGCCAATGCGCGCGCCGAGGCCGTGGCCGCCCTGGCCCAGCGGCTGGGGCACGCCTTCGCCGACAAGACCCTGCTGGACCGCGCCCTGACCCACGCCAGCGTGGGGCAGGGGACGCCGGTCGAAAGCCGCAAGATCCGCGACAACGAACGTCTGGAGTTCCTGGGCGACCGAGTGCTGGGCCTGCTGGTGGCCGAGCGTCTGTCGGCCGACTTCCCCGAGGCCGACGAGGGTCTGCTGTCGGCGCGCCTGCACGCCCTGGTCGACAAGGCCGCCTGCGCGCGCGTGGGCGAGGCGCTGGATGTCGGTCCGGCGCTGAGGCTGTCGGCGGGCGAGACCAAGACCGGCGGACGCAAGAAGGCCGGTGTCATCGCCGATGCGGTGGAGGCGATCCTCGCGGCCGTCTATCTGGACGGCGGTCTGGAGGCGGCGCGCGGTGTTTTCGATCGCGCCTGGGCCCAGGAGCTGAAGACGCCGTCCAAACCGGGTCTGACCAATCCGAAGTCCGCGCTTCAGGAGTGGGCGCAGGGACAGGGCAGGCCCTTGCCCGCCTATGCCGTGGTCGAGCGCACCGGCTCCGACCACGCGCCGACCTTCACGGTCCAGGTCTCGGTCGAAGGCGTCGAACCCTTGACCGCCCAGGGCCGTTCGCGTCAGGAGGCGGAGAAGGCGGCCGCTGTCGGCCTGCTTGAACGTGAAGGCGTGATTTGA
- the serS gene encoding serine--tRNA ligase — protein sequence MHDIKAIRENPDAYVAGWSSRGVDDAAAVVEQLLALDAQLRAAQTAGQDALSKRNAASKAIGAAMGKKDMAEADRLKAEVETLKSDIAAQAEIEARAGKALRDILEAQKNLAADDVPDGADEAGNVEVGVWGEPRRTGPAKDHADLGEALGLLDFEAAAKMSGARFAVLKGQLARLERAVGQFMLDMQTDQHGYLEVNPPYLVRDEAMFGTGQLPKFENDLFFASSLIEGDFHRDWSEKGEPNFDLLTEEFLADASDLIIGVSNDGGLRFGIPNRPNASAKDIIDALKPRMVAKRHFLIPTAEVSLTNLVREQILAEDELAQPMRLTALTPCFRAEAGSAGRDTRGLIRQHQFSKVELVSITRPEDSEAEHERMTNCAEAVLKRLELPFRRMLLCKGDMGFSARKTFDLEVWLPSQATYREISSCSNCGDFQARRMDARFKRAGEKKTEFVHTLNGSGLAVGRTLVAIMENYQDENGRIAVPAALQPYMGGLTHVGA from the coding sequence ATGCACGACATCAAAGCCATCCGCGAAAACCCCGACGCCTATGTCGCGGGCTGGTCGTCGCGCGGGGTGGATGACGCCGCCGCGGTGGTCGAGCAACTGCTGGCGCTCGATGCGCAGCTGCGCGCGGCCCAGACGGCCGGGCAGGACGCCCTGTCCAAGCGCAACGCCGCCTCCAAGGCCATCGGCGCGGCCATGGGCAAGAAGGACATGGCCGAGGCCGACCGGCTGAAGGCCGAGGTCGAGACTCTGAAGTCCGACATCGCCGCCCAGGCCGAGATCGAGGCGCGGGCCGGCAAGGCGCTGCGCGACATCCTTGAAGCGCAAAAAAACCTGGCCGCCGACGACGTGCCGGACGGCGCCGACGAGGCGGGCAATGTCGAGGTCGGCGTCTGGGGCGAACCTCGCCGCACCGGCCCCGCCAAGGATCACGCCGATCTGGGCGAGGCCCTGGGCCTGCTGGACTTCGAAGCCGCCGCGAAAATGTCGGGCGCGCGCTTCGCCGTCTTGAAGGGCCAACTGGCCCGGTTGGAACGCGCCGTCGGCCAGTTCATGCTGGACATGCAGACCGACCAGCACGGCTATCTGGAGGTGAACCCGCCGTATCTCGTGCGCGACGAGGCAATGTTCGGAACCGGGCAGCTGCCGAAGTTCGAGAACGACCTCTTCTTCGCCTCAAGCCTTATCGAAGGAGACTTCCACCGCGATTGGTCTGAAAAAGGCGAGCCAAACTTCGACCTACTCACTGAGGAATTTCTCGCTGATGCCAGCGACCTAATAATAGGCGTTTCGAACGATGGGGGGCTGCGGTTCGGTATCCCGAATCGACCGAATGCCTCCGCAAAAGACATAATCGATGCGCTAAAACCGCGGATGGTCGCCAAGCGGCATTTCCTCATCCCCACCGCCGAGGTCTCCCTGACCAACCTCGTGCGCGAGCAGATCCTCGCCGAGGACGAGCTCGCCCAGCCCATGCGCCTGACCGCCCTGACGCCCTGCTTCCGGGCCGAGGCGGGGTCGGCGGGGCGCGATACGCGCGGGCTGATCCGCCAGCACCAGTTCTCCAAGGTCGAGTTGGTCTCCATCACCCGGCCTGAGGACTCCGAAGCCGAGCACGAGCGGATGACCAACTGCGCCGAGGCGGTGCTGAAACGCCTGGAGCTGCCGTTCCGGCGCATGCTGCTGTGCAAGGGGGACATGGGCTTTTCGGCACGGAAGACCTTCGATCTGGAGGTCTGGCTGCCCAGCCAGGCGACCTATCGCGAGATCAGCTCCTGCTCGAACTGCGGAGACTTCCAGGCGCGGCGGATGGATGCGCGTTTCAAACGCGCCGGCGAGAAGAAAACCGAGTTCGTGCACACGCTGAACGGCTCGGGCCTGGCGGTCGGTCGTACTCTTGTCGCCATCATGGAGAACTATCAGGACGAGAACGGCCGCATCGCCGTGCCGGCGGCGCTGCAGCCGTACATGGGCGGCCTGACGCACGTGGGCGCCTGA
- a CDS encoding serine hydrolase — protein MPRTAGGHPRLILGVTAAIVVGASAWAAVKTVAAPRPPVPTASAPPERAPLKVVEDLPILKARLDRGDFMGGVLVSRGDQVLFRQVYGIANRERGEPLALDSRFRLASVSKQFTTAAILKLQDEGKLSVADPLCKWIQPCPEAWAPIRLHHLMSHTSGVPDLMAQAEWGRIRATPRTPQELTEATARYRLQFEPGTKVRYSNAGFNLLGVVVEKASGVSYEAYLKQALFDPLGLDHTGSDADDQTQGLVMGYGDFPGGLTPQPLANVSIVFASGALYSSLDDLMIWNRALHGGAVLTPFSYAQMIADHAPEDTPRERGRQRRAYGYGLYVNSLGMRTDAPFADAQIYHTGSWAGFRNLVVHEPEHDVTVVVLSNNYHRRDQVMLITQQALAEALGKPVPTRLAN, from the coding sequence GTGCCGCGTACCGCCGGGGGCCATCCCCGGCTGATCCTGGGGGTCACCGCCGCCATCGTGGTCGGGGCCTCGGCCTGGGCGGCGGTGAAGACCGTCGCCGCGCCGCGACCGCCCGTGCCGACCGCGTCGGCGCCGCCCGAGCGCGCGCCTCTGAAGGTGGTCGAGGACCTGCCGATCCTGAAGGCGCGGCTGGATCGGGGCGATTTCATGGGCGGCGTGCTTGTGTCGCGCGGCGATCAGGTGCTGTTCCGCCAGGTCTACGGCATCGCCAATCGCGAGCGCGGCGAGCCCTTGGCGCTGGACAGCCGCTTTCGCCTGGCCTCGGTCTCCAAGCAGTTCACCACCGCCGCGATCCTGAAGCTACAGGACGAGGGCAAGCTCAGCGTCGCCGATCCGCTGTGCAAATGGATCCAGCCGTGCCCCGAGGCCTGGGCGCCGATCCGTCTGCATCATCTGATGTCGCACACCTCGGGCGTGCCGGACCTGATGGCTCAGGCGGAGTGGGGCCGAATCCGCGCAACGCCGCGCACACCGCAGGAGCTGACCGAAGCCACCGCCCGCTATCGCCTGCAGTTCGAGCCGGGGACCAAGGTCCGATACAGCAACGCCGGCTTCAACCTTCTGGGCGTGGTGGTGGAAAAGGCCAGCGGCGTCTCGTACGAAGCCTATCTGAAACAGGCGCTGTTCGACCCGCTGGGCCTGGATCACACAGGTTCCGACGCCGATGATCAGACCCAGGGGCTGGTCATGGGCTATGGCGATTTTCCCGGCGGCCTGACGCCTCAGCCCTTGGCCAATGTCAGCATCGTTTTTGCCTCCGGGGCTCTGTATTCCAGCCTGGACGACCTGATGATCTGGAACCGCGCATTGCATGGCGGCGCGGTTCTGACGCCCTTCTCCTACGCCCAGATGATCGCCGACCACGCGCCGGAGGACACGCCGCGCGAACGCGGCCGCCAGCGCCGGGCCTATGGCTACGGCCTCTACGTCAACAGCCTGGGGATGCGCACCGACGCGCCCTTCGCCGATGCGCAAATCTATCACACCGGCAGCTGGGCGGGCTTCCGCAACCTGGTGGTCCACGAGCCCGAGCACGACGTGACGGTGGTGGTCCTGTCCAACAACTATCACCGTCGTGACCAGGTCATGCTTATCACTCAGCAGGCATTGGCCGAAGCCTTGGGCAAGCCGGTCCCGACGCGTCTGGCCAACTAG
- a CDS encoding flavodoxin family protein produces the protein MKAVVLNCTLKPSPKTSSTEALARVVIAELEKGGAEVELIRLVDLDIKPGVSADEGDGDQWPQVDEKLKAADIVVFATPTWLGQMSSVCLRALERMDAWFAETDDDGRPVAFGKVGGVVITGNEDGAHNIVATVCQGLIDMGFTIPGQSWTYWHLGPGPGPDYVETDEGHDYSDRVGRNAARNLVALAKIMKPSVYPVPESGEED, from the coding sequence ATGAAGGCCGTCGTTCTCAACTGCACCCTGAAGCCGTCGCCCAAGACCTCGTCCACCGAGGCCCTGGCCCGCGTCGTCATCGCCGAACTGGAAAAGGGCGGCGCCGAGGTCGAGCTGATCCGTCTGGTCGATCTGGACATCAAGCCCGGCGTCTCCGCCGACGAGGGGGACGGCGACCAGTGGCCCCAGGTGGATGAAAAGCTGAAGGCCGCCGACATCGTCGTCTTCGCCACGCCGACCTGGCTGGGCCAGATGTCCAGCGTCTGCCTGCGCGCGCTGGAGCGGATGGACGCCTGGTTCGCAGAGACCGACGACGACGGCCGCCCGGTCGCCTTCGGCAAGGTCGGGGGCGTGGTCATCACCGGCAATGAGGATGGCGCCCACAACATCGTCGCCACCGTCTGCCAGGGCCTGATCGACATGGGCTTCACCATTCCGGGCCAGAGCTGGACCTATTGGCACCTGGGGCCGGGGCCTGGGCCCGACTACGTCGAAACCGACGAGGGCCACGACTATTCCGACCGCGTCGGCAGAAACGCCGCGCGCAATCTGGTCGCGCTGGCCAAGATCATGAAGCCCAGCGTCTATCCCGTTCCCGAAAGCGGCGAGGAGGACTAG
- the recO gene encoding DNA repair protein RecO encodes MEIEDEAFVLSARSHGDTGAVVGLLTEQHGRRMAYVAGGASRRMRPFLQAGARVTAALRSRTADQLGSARLEPIGEGPAALFDDPLALVGLNAAAAVAEGALPEREAHPGAFFAFEALMGALAWPEVWPAVFARFEAGLLEELGFGLDLSRCAASGSTDDLVWVSPRTGRAVSREAGAPYADKLLALPPFMLGAQAGVAEGDVKAGLDLTGHFLEQFVFHPLNKPLPPARVWMLDKLAEAGRL; translated from the coding sequence ATGGAGATCGAAGACGAGGCCTTCGTGCTGTCGGCGCGGTCGCATGGCGACACAGGCGCCGTGGTCGGCCTGCTGACCGAGCAGCACGGGCGGCGAATGGCCTATGTGGCCGGCGGGGCGTCGCGGCGCATGAGGCCCTTTTTACAGGCCGGCGCGCGGGTGACGGCGGCGCTGAGGTCGCGCACCGCCGATCAACTGGGCTCGGCCCGGCTCGAGCCGATCGGGGAGGGCCCGGCCGCCCTGTTCGACGATCCTTTGGCCCTGGTCGGCCTCAACGCCGCCGCCGCCGTGGCGGAGGGGGCGCTGCCCGAGCGCGAGGCCCATCCGGGGGCCTTCTTCGCCTTCGAGGCCCTGATGGGCGCCCTGGCCTGGCCCGAGGTCTGGCCGGCCGTCTTCGCCCGGTTCGAAGCGGGTCTGCTGGAAGAGCTCGGCTTCGGTCTGGACCTGTCGCGCTGCGCGGCCAGCGGGTCGACCGACGATCTCGTCTGGGTCAGCCCGCGCACGGGCCGCGCCGTCAGCCGCGAGGCGGGCGCGCCCTATGCCGACAAGCTGCTGGCCCTGCCGCCCTTTATGCTGGGCGCACAGGCGGGCGTGGCCGAGGGCGACGTCAAGGCGGGGCTGGACCTGACCGGCCACTTCCTGGAGCAGTTCGTGTTCCACCCGCTGAACAAGCCCCTGCCGCCCGCCCGCGTATGGATGCTGGACAAACTGGCCGAGGCGGGGCGGCTATAG
- a CDS encoding SDR family oxidoreductase: MSKAKLKPLNQQAIVVTGATSGIGLSTARRAARQGARVFLIARGETDLRALCEELQAEGARCAWAVADVADFEALKEAADKCVRLFGGFDTWVNNAGVSIYGPIRETGLDDQRRLFETNYWGVVNGSLVAVEHLRGKPGGGAIVNVGSILGDAPIPVQGVYSASKHAMKGFTNALRMELLREKAPVTVSLVKPAAVDTPYPRHALNLTGQAVQNPQPVYATHVVADTILYCASHGIREITVGGGGRLVASLYAAVPGVAEPLLAKFAPSLMRDRSSAYRPYEDGLYDPTEDGLDEEVHYPMVRQFSALAEARKHPGVTGGAIAAVALAAIAVVLLSQRSGPTRYERIKRRIDPRGWVDVDGLKHKLSDAAHALRGGAEEAGHRAGKAGDQARSSFEALVEELRGRVDFDDIRRRRDHAGKRARKYADDAGQYAKDHAREGGALLAVATLAALVGAAVLESRQPDSKIRKLTNL, from the coding sequence ATGTCCAAAGCCAAGCTCAAGCCGTTGAACCAGCAGGCGATCGTCGTGACCGGCGCGACATCGGGCATCGGACTGTCGACCGCCCGACGCGCCGCACGGCAAGGCGCCAGGGTGTTTCTGATCGCGCGCGGCGAGACCGATCTGCGCGCCTTGTGCGAAGAACTGCAGGCCGAGGGCGCGCGCTGCGCCTGGGCTGTGGCCGACGTGGCGGACTTCGAAGCGCTGAAGGAGGCGGCCGACAAGTGTGTGCGCCTGTTCGGCGGCTTCGACACATGGGTGAACAACGCCGGCGTCTCGATCTACGGCCCGATCCGCGAGACGGGGCTGGACGATCAGCGCCGCCTTTTCGAGACCAATTACTGGGGTGTGGTCAACGGCTCGCTGGTCGCGGTCGAGCATCTGCGCGGCAAGCCGGGCGGCGGGGCCATCGTCAACGTCGGCTCGATCCTGGGCGATGCGCCGATCCCGGTGCAGGGCGTCTATTCCGCCTCCAAACATGCCATGAAGGGCTTCACCAATGCGCTGCGGATGGAGCTGCTGCGCGAAAAGGCGCCGGTGACCGTCAGCCTGGTCAAGCCGGCGGCGGTGGACACGCCCTATCCGCGCCACGCCCTGAACCTGACGGGTCAGGCGGTGCAGAATCCGCAGCCCGTTTATGCGACCCATGTGGTGGCCGACACCATCCTTTACTGCGCCAGCCACGGCATCCGCGAGATCACGGTCGGCGGCGGCGGGCGGCTGGTGGCCAGCCTTTACGCCGCCGTGCCGGGTGTGGCGGAACCACTTCTGGCCAAGTTCGCTCCTAGCCTGATGCGGGACAGAAGTTCCGCCTATCGGCCGTATGAAGACGGGCTCTATGACCCGACGGAAGACGGCCTGGATGAAGAGGTTCACTATCCCATGGTTCGACAGTTCAGCGCCCTGGCCGAGGCCCGCAAACATCCCGGCGTGACCGGCGGCGCCATCGCCGCCGTCGCCCTGGCCGCCATCGCCGTTGTCCTGCTGAGCCAACGCAGCGGCCCGACCCGCTACGAGCGGATCAAGCGGCGGATCGATCCGCGGGGCTGGGTCGATGTCGACGGCCTCAAGCACAAGCTGTCCGACGCCGCGCACGCCCTGCGAGGTGGGGCCGAAGAGGCCGGTCATCGCGCCGGCAAGGCAGGCGATCAGGCGCGGTCCAGCTTCGAAGCTCTGGTCGAAGAGCTGCGCGGCCGCGTCGATTTCGACGACATCCGCCGTCGCCGCGACCACGCCGGCAAGCGTGCGCGCAAATACGCCGATGACGCGGGTCAGTACGCCAAGGATCACGCTCGCGAAGGCGGCGCGCTTCTGGCTGTCGCCACCCTGGCGGCCCTGGTCGGCGCGGCCGTGCTGGAAAGCCGCCAGCCGGACAGCAAGATCCGCAAGCTGACCAACCTTTAA